Genomic DNA from Halomonas sp. BDJS001:
AGTGCCATGGTGCTCAAGCTATGAGTCAGCGGCGCATCCTTATCACCGGGGCGACCGGCGGGCTGGGCATGGCGCTGGTGCGCGAGGCGTTAAAGCGCGGACATGCTGTGCGAGCCACAGGGCGTTCGCAGGTTGCGGGCGAGGCGCTATCGTCACTCGGCGCGCAGTTCGTTAGGGTAGATCTTACCCACCCAGAAACTGAGCTTCGCGAGCTCCTGAAGGATGCCGATAGCGTGATTCATGCCGCCGCCTTAT
This window encodes:
- a CDS encoding NAD-dependent epimerase/dehydratase family protein, producing MSQRRILITGATGGLGMALVREALKRGHAVRATGRSQVAGEALSSLGAQFVRVDLTHPETELRELLKDADSVIHAAALSASWAPGEHLRATTFN